From Chloroflexota bacterium, the proteins below share one genomic window:
- a CDS encoding MFS transporter, whose protein sequence is MSKTPTLERHNANQLYADIFWFGVLAGSVIAFLSVYAARIQATSFQISLLISGPAVVNLLVSLPAVGWLENRSLIKTTFNTAILNRLGYFALIPLPWLLPHAGQVWAMALIALLAAVPGTLLAISFNSMFAEVVPARWRADVVGRRNALVAVSLTATTLLCGYLLDRVAFPTNYQLVFGIGAIGGAMTTYHLGRLRPLPSSPNSAPRPVASSGSRLIRLDLLRTAFGPMLFAYFAFYSAQNVPVPINPLFWVNDLGFTDGVIGLGNSMFYAMMTLASMMLSRLTARYGNRRVLVVSALFYSLYPLFTSLAQDTTLFWAASIIGGAVFGFANGGLLNRLLERVPPDDRPAHMAWHNVAFNLGILGGSLLGAGLSGWAGLRNGLMIAAALRFLAGLALALWA, encoded by the coding sequence ATGTCTAAAACGCCAACGTTAGAACGACACAACGCAAATCAGCTATATGCCGACATTTTCTGGTTCGGCGTCCTGGCCGGCAGTGTCATTGCCTTTCTCTCGGTGTACGCCGCCCGCATCCAGGCCACTAGCTTTCAAATCAGCTTGCTCATCAGCGGCCCGGCGGTCGTCAACCTGCTGGTCTCTTTGCCCGCCGTCGGCTGGCTGGAGAATCGCTCGCTCATCAAAACAACATTCAACACGGCTATTCTCAATCGCCTCGGCTACTTTGCGTTGATCCCCCTGCCCTGGCTTCTGCCCCACGCCGGGCAAGTGTGGGCTATGGCCCTCATTGCTTTGCTCGCCGCCGTGCCCGGCACCCTGCTGGCAATCTCGTTCAATTCCATGTTTGCCGAAGTGGTGCCGGCGCGCTGGCGAGCTGATGTCGTCGGGCGGCGCAACGCGCTGGTAGCCGTCAGCCTCACGGCCACCACCCTGCTCTGCGGCTATTTGTTGGATCGAGTCGCCTTCCCCACCAACTATCAGCTTGTGTTTGGAATCGGGGCAATCGGCGGGGCGATGACCACCTATCATCTTGGCCGGCTCCGCCCGCTCCCGTCCTCACCCAACTCGGCCCCTCGCCCTGTCGCCTCCAGTGGAAGCCGCCTCATCCGCCTCGACCTTTTAAGAACGGCGTTCGGCCCGATGCTGTTCGCCTACTTTGCTTTTTACTCGGCCCAAAACGTCCCGGTTCCCATCAACCCCCTCTTTTGGGTAAACGACCTGGGCTTCACCGACGGCGTGATCGGCCTCGGCAACTCTATGTTTTACGCCATGATGACTCTGGCTTCGATGATGCTCTCGCGGCTCACAGCGCGTTACGGCAACCGCCGGGTGCTGGTCGTCAGCGCGCTTTTCTACAGCCTGTATCCTCTATTCACCAGTTTGGCGCAAGACACCACCTTGTTCTGGGCCGCCTCAATCATCGGCGGCGCTGTTTTTGGCTTCGCCAACGGCGGCCTCCTCAACCGGCTCCTGGAGCGTGTGCCGCCCGACGACCGCCCGGCGCACATGGCCTGGCACAACGTCGCTTTCAATCTTGGCATCCTCGGCGGCTCACTGCTTGGCGCTGGTTTAAGCGGTTGGGCCGGTTTGCGCAACGGCCTGATGATCGCCGCCGCCCTCCGCTTCCTGGCTGGCCTGGCGTTGGCTCTCTGGGCTTAA
- a CDS encoding DUF262 domain-containing protein — MKTDSLKLAKVFSSGGDVLYLLPHFQREYAWEQDNWDILLKDIESIYDEYAVGSEPEHFMGSLVVINDGTRSGTIPAFKLVDGQQRLTTLSLILCALRQLCLEKTPALAKKIDKLLMNLDESGDYRYKLLPTKKYGDRDAYLALLNDVLLAGPVESKIPAAFRFIHKRLSASLEAGQLEPEKLFVVLSTCLQVVFIELEQRDRIYEIFESLNAKGKQLSQADLVRNYIAMRLPSAKQEDAFELYWSRIEGLLQEKRTVGRSRLGELTAFLRHYLAMRTGKLCNEEHVYARFRDRSHQEFAVTDQFVDELATLRRYAEHYDRLLRPEQEPRLEVRQAVTRLNVLEISTGAPFLLAAYDAVHREDLALADFLEGLAVLENYLVRRLLADEPTNYLNKMFPTLWREIDLKEFAPSLRRALATKKYPSDPRLKQALLTEDLYDKRSETRRKVSLVLETINRHISSGSGGFTLLDGNPTIEHIMPQQEPNSDWKRELGDNWNQVHETQLHTLGNLTIVTQEWNSALSNSAFAIKKSKLSTHALRLNSDYFSGPIKRWDERAIQARADYLYQHILQIWPALGGDLATPVANARPAVFTILGDIHAVKSWRDVAFHTVEALIAVSDDFPHLAKDFPSYLSESKFDGACRQLSNGWWLYVNLSAEAAKRFCRRLLAAAKISEDNWNVEEA, encoded by the coding sequence ATGAAAACAGACAGTCTCAAACTCGCCAAAGTATTTAGCAGTGGCGGCGATGTACTCTACCTCCTGCCGCATTTTCAGCGCGAGTATGCTTGGGAGCAGGATAACTGGGACATCCTGCTCAAGGATATTGAGAGTATCTATGACGAATATGCCGTTGGTAGTGAGCCTGAGCATTTCATGGGGTCGCTGGTGGTCATTAATGACGGCACACGTAGTGGCACCATTCCCGCCTTCAAACTGGTAGACGGCCAACAACGCCTAACCACACTTTCGCTCATCCTGTGTGCTCTGCGCCAACTATGCCTGGAAAAGACACCAGCACTGGCTAAGAAAATTGACAAACTGCTTATGAACCTGGATGAAAGCGGGGATTACCGCTACAAACTCTTGCCTACCAAAAAATATGGTGACAGGGATGCTTATCTGGCATTGCTGAATGACGTACTATTGGCCGGGCCAGTCGAGTCGAAAATCCCGGCGGCTTTTCGCTTCATCCACAAACGGCTATCGGCCTCGCTGGAAGCGGGTCAACTAGAGCCGGAGAAGTTATTTGTCGTGCTGAGTACGTGCTTGCAAGTAGTGTTTATCGAACTGGAACAGCGGGACCGGATTTACGAGATTTTTGAAAGCCTAAACGCCAAAGGCAAACAACTCAGCCAGGCAGACTTGGTGCGAAATTACATTGCCATGCGACTGCCGTCGGCCAAGCAAGAAGACGCCTTTGAACTTTACTGGTCGCGCATCGAGGGTCTGTTGCAGGAAAAGCGCACCGTCGGTCGTTCCAGGCTAGGTGAACTCACAGCCTTTTTGCGCCACTATCTAGCCATGCGCACCGGCAAACTTTGCAACGAGGAGCATGTGTATGCCCGCTTCCGCGACCGGAGCCATCAGGAATTTGCCGTCACTGATCAGTTTGTAGATGAGTTAGCAACCTTACGCCGCTATGCCGAGCACTATGATCGCCTATTGCGCCCGGAACAGGAACCCCGTCTCGAAGTGCGTCAGGCTGTCACGCGCCTCAATGTGTTAGAGATTTCTACGGGAGCGCCGTTTCTGTTAGCCGCCTACGATGCGGTTCACCGTGAGGATTTGGCGCTGGCCGATTTTCTGGAAGGCTTGGCGGTGTTGGAAAACTATCTGGTGCGCCGTTTGCTGGCTGATGAACCAACCAACTACCTGAACAAAATGTTCCCAACGTTGTGGCGGGAAATTGACTTGAAAGAGTTTGCGCCCTCACTCCGGCGGGCGCTGGCGACCAAGAAATACCCGAGCGACCCCCGCCTCAAACAGGCTTTGCTGACCGAGGACTTATATGACAAGCGGAGCGAAACCCGTCGCAAAGTCAGCCTAGTCTTGGAAACAATCAATCGCCATATCTCTAGTGGAAGTGGCGGCTTTACCCTATTGGATGGCAACCCAACGATTGAGCACATCATGCCGCAGCAGGAGCCTAACTCAGACTGGAAACGCGAGTTGGGCGATAATTGGAATCAAGTACATGAGACACAACTGCACACGCTGGGCAACTTGACGATTGTGACACAGGAGTGGAATTCCGCCTTGTCCAACAGCGCATTTGCTATTAAAAAATCAAAACTCAGCACTCACGCGTTACGCTTGAACAGCGACTATTTCTCCGGCCCCATCAAACGCTGGGATGAGCGGGCCATTCAAGCGCGGGCAGACTATCTCTATCAGCACATCCTTCAAATCTGGCCAGCGCTGGGAGGCGATCTAGCTACCCCCGTAGCCAACGCTCGACCAGCAGTATTCACCATTCTGGGGGATATCCATGCGGTCAAGTCCTGGCGCGATGTTGCATTCCATACAGTAGAAGCCCTTATCGCCGTCTCGGATGATTTTCCGCACCTGGCTAAGGATTTTCCCAGTTACTTAAGCGAGTCGAAATTCGATGGTGCTTGCAGGCAGCTCTCCAACGGTTGGTGGCTCTACGTGAACTTAAGTGCAGAAGCGGCTAAGCGCTTCTGTCGACGCCTGTTAGCCGCCGCCAAAATCAGCGAGGATAACTGGAATGTGGAGGAAGCGTAG
- the amrA gene encoding AmmeMemoRadiSam system protein A yields the protein MLSELDRSTLLRIAREAVAAAATGKPPPPLDSGSLSPDLLEPRASFVTLTLPDSELRGCIGGLEAQLPLALDVQQHAAGAALDDPRFPPVSPDEAPGLRIEISVLTAPELVPHNTPEALLATLRPGIDGVVLRAGARRATFLPQVWEKVEDPVTFLEMLSEKMGATRNAWRFPNVEVLRYQVEMFEESKPA from the coding sequence ATGCTCTCCGAGTTGGATCGCTCTACGTTGTTACGGATTGCTCGCGAGGCCGTAGCCGCCGCCGCGACGGGGAAGCCGCCGCCGCCGCTCGACTCCGGCTCGCTCTCACCCGATCTTCTTGAACCACGCGCCAGCTTTGTGACCCTCACCCTGCCAGACAGCGAACTGCGCGGTTGCATTGGTGGCCTTGAAGCTCAACTGCCGCTGGCGCTCGACGTGCAACAGCACGCCGCCGGCGCCGCCCTCGACGACCCGCGCTTTCCGCCCGTCAGCCCGGACGAAGCGCCAGGCCTGCGCATCGAAATCTCGGTGCTCACCGCGCCCGAACTTGTTCCGCACAACACGCCCGAAGCGTTGCTGGCCACCCTGCGGCCTGGCATAGATGGCGTCGTTCTTCGCGCCGGGGCGCGCCGGGCGACCTTTCTGCCGCAGGTGTGGGAAAAAGTCGAAGACCCGGTGACGTTCCTCGAGATGCTCAGCGAAAAAATGGGCGCGACCCGAAACGCCTGGCGCTTCCCCAACGTCGAAGTTTTACGCTATCAGGTTGAAATGTTTGAAGAGAGCAAACCCGCATGA
- a CDS encoding flavin reductase family protein — protein MIDSETFRDAMRSWVTGVSIISVQTPTARHGMTVNSFTSVSLDPPLILVCIQNNLRILGLIKEAQAFAISVLRADQAELSNRFAGRSTENVDRFEGVPTHTVITGAPILDEALAYFDCALEVEHPASTHTIFVARVLAAKRADGQPLLYWNRGYRKLES, from the coding sequence ATGATAGACTCCGAAACTTTCCGCGACGCTATGCGCTCCTGGGTGACAGGCGTGAGCATCATCTCCGTCCAAACGCCGACGGCCCGACACGGCATGACCGTCAACTCGTTCACCTCCGTCTCGCTCGACCCGCCCCTCATCCTGGTCTGTATTCAAAACAACCTGCGAATATTGGGGCTGATCAAGGAAGCCCAGGCCTTCGCCATCTCGGTTCTGCGAGCCGATCAGGCCGAACTTTCCAACCGCTTCGCCGGGCGCTCCACCGAAAACGTGGATCGTTTTGAGGGCGTACCCACCCACACCGTCATCACCGGCGCGCCCATCCTCGACGAAGCTCTGGCCTACTTCGATTGCGCCCTCGAGGTCGAACACCCGGCCAGCACCCACACTATCTTCGTCGCCCGGGTGCTGGCGGCCAAACGCGCCGACGGCCAGCCGCTGTTGTACTGGAATCGGGGTTATCGAAAGTTAGAGTCCTGA
- a CDS encoding DUF3368 domain-containing protein, whose product MLVVSDTSPILNLAIIGQLDLLRTQFSEVLIPPAVLAELKPETESPGADVIRRALQAQWIRTTSVRDDRLIQALRLELDEGEAEAIALALELKADYVLIDEHEGREIAKAMLLTPIGILGVLLRAKRDGALDAVEPVLRALRQEAGFYIAEDLFTVVLAEAGER is encoded by the coding sequence ATGCTCGTAGTTAGCGACACGTCACCCATTCTGAATCTGGCAATCATCGGGCAACTTGATTTGTTGAGGACGCAATTTTCTGAGGTATTAATTCCGCCGGCTGTGCTTGCCGAGCTAAAACCTGAGACTGAGTCCCCTGGAGCCGATGTAATCCGCCGGGCATTGCAGGCCCAATGGATTCGTACTACATCGGTGAGAGATGATCGCCTGATCCAAGCACTGAGGCTTGAACTGGACGAAGGTGAAGCCGAAGCGATTGCTCTAGCGTTGGAATTGAAGGCCGATTACGTTTTGATAGATGAGCATGAAGGGCGAGAGATCGCGAAAGCTATGCTGTTGACTCCAATTGGGATATTGGGCGTTCTGTTGCGAGCCAAAAGGGATGGCGCTTTGGATGCTGTTGAGCCGGTGTTAAGAGCGCTTCGACAGGAAGCAGGGTTCTACATTGCCGAAGATTTGTTTACAGTCGTCCTTGCAGAGGCCGGGGAACGCTAA